The DNA window AGCTGCTCGAGGCCAGCGACCACCTGACCGCGTAGACCCGGCGGCGAGGACGCCTCGTCGGCGAGGATTCCCGGCAACCCCGGCGAGGACTCTCCGGCAACGGGAGAACCGTGTGGAGCGTGACCGCGTCACGTACGTTTTTAATCCGACGGGCTGTACGTGCCCCCATGGTCGAAGCGTTCGTCAGGCTTGTGTGTCCGGAGTGTACCAAGGAGTGGCAGGAGAACCCGGCCGAGCTGCCCGGACTGCGAACGAACTTCAGCTGTTCCAGCTGTCACGCGACCCGGCGGCTCACCGAGTTCATGCGGACCGAGCGGGACCTCAAGGCGGTTCGACAGTTCCAGTGACTCGGGGCCGGGCGACGCTCCGAGACCGCCGAGAGCTATATAGACGGGTGGTGTGGTAACTAGACTCAGGATAGTAATATAAGCCTCCGGTAGCAAAGGACGGTTACTCATGAAGAAACAGGAGCTCATCCACCTTCACGGCCTCCTGGCCGAGGTACGAAAACAGTGCGAGTTCTGGGACGACGACCTCGACCTCGACGCGTACGAGGAACTCGGCGTCAAGCCGACATCGATCCACAAATCGAAGACGGACCACAAGGCGGCTGTTTTTAAACTGACCGAGGGGATCACGGAGCCGATGGAGGAGACGGAGTCGGAGCCGCTGGCCCCCACCGCGGACTGAGACTCGTCGAGTAGCTACCGTCGTTCGTTACGTCTCCAGTGACGACCACGTCGGCGAGCGGAAGTCACCCGTCCTCGTCGGTCGCCGACGACGCTTTCGTCGTTTCCTCCTCGTCGATCTCCTCGACGGAGAGGACCTTGAGCGGGATGTTTCGAAGCCGCTGGCCGATCTCCTTTCTGGCGATCCGCCTGGCGTGTTCGTCGCGATCGACGTTGAACACGTCCATCCGGAGCTCGAGCGCGACGAGCGCCTCGTCGGCGGCGATGAACGCGGGCGGCAGGTCCTCTCCCGACGGCGAGGTGCGGCTTCCCATGTCGATCTCCACGTAGT is part of the Halorubrum aethiopicum genome and encodes:
- a CDS encoding DUF7836 family putative zinc-binding protein, with protein sequence MVEAFVRLVCPECTKEWQENPAELPGLRTNFSCSSCHATRRLTEFMRTERDLKAVRQFQ
- a CDS encoding UPF0058 family protein, translated to MKKQELIHLHGLLAEVRKQCEFWDDDLDLDAYEELGVKPTSIHKSKTDHKAAVFKLTEGITEPMEETESEPLAPTAD
- a CDS encoding DUF555 domain-containing protein, which codes for MDCRVVVEAAVPVYDVETADEAVRIAVSKTGEMLNPDLNYVEIDMGSRTSPSGEDLPPAFIAADEALVALELRMDVFNVDRDEHARRIARKEIGQRLRNIPLKVLSVEEIDEEETTKASSATDEDG